Proteins from one Malaya genurostris strain Urasoe2022 chromosome 2, Malgen_1.1, whole genome shotgun sequence genomic window:
- the LOC131429698 gene encoding mesoderm induction early response protein 1 isoform X1, protein MPIDEAQQQTQQQQQQQQQQQQQQLQQQTQQSQSQLYPTEHQKAPSKPRLNEDDDEDDDEDDDDDDGAETAGDPTDGARSYSSTQVASTGGGYFEEEEEDEEDEIEEHSELRQLFAPIIDAQAQSEDEEDGDYIPDEEVKKTIMVGSDFQAAIPEGLCRYDDALPYENEDKLLWNPTVLNENLIEEYLLKIASGASSNTGTPQTNSVFSIPLGKHLRDDEQGLYLLQQCGHNIDEALRRKRINAVPVAEQQMSIWSEEECRNFENGLRIHGKDFHMIQQSKVRTRSVGELVQFYYLWKKTERHDLFASKARLEKKKYNLHPGLTDHMDRFLEEQENSTGFGDRSASPGFTSLYSGTSEAKRSRLMDSKAQDHQRGLRQRCDFLVHPAEE, encoded by the exons ATGCCCATCGACGAAGCACAACAGCAAActcagcagcaacagcaacaacagcaacaacaacaacagcaacaactacAACAGCAAACACAGCAGAGCCAATCCCAGCTCTATCCCACAGAGCATCAGAAGGCGCCATCGAAGCCCCGCCTGAACGAGGACGACGATGAAGACGACGACgaggacgacgatgacgacgatggCGCTGAGACGGCTGGTGATCCAACCGATGGTGCTCGCAGTTACTCCAGTACACAGGTGGCTTCGACCGGTGGTGGATACTTCGAGGAGGAGGAAGAAGACGAAGAGGACGAAATAGAGGAACACTCCGAACTGCGACAACTGTTTGCGCCAATAA TTGATGCACAAGCACAAAGCGAAGATGAGGAGGATGGCGATTACATTCCGGACGAGGaggtgaaaaaaactatcatggTGGGGAGCGACTTTCAGGCGGCAATACCGGAAGGCCTGTGCCGGTACGATGACGCGTTGCCTTACGAGAACGAGGACAAGCTGCTCTGGAATCCGACGGTGCTGAATGAGAATCTGATAGAGGAGTACCTGCTGAAGATTGCGAGCGGAGCAAGTAGTAATACGGGGACACCTCAAACGAATAGCGTTTTTTCCATACCACTGGGAAAACACTTACGGGACGATGAACAGGGTCTCTATCTGTTGCAACAGTGTGGACACAACATCGACGAGGCTCTGAGGAGAAAGCGAATAAATGCTGTCCCGGTAGCTGAACAGCAGATGAGCATTTGGTCGGAAGAGGAGTGCCGAAATTTCGAAAATGGATTGCGGATACACGGGAAAGATTTCCATATGATTCAACAGTCGAAG GTTCGCACCAGGTCAGTGGGAGAGTTGGTGCAGTTTTACTATCTGTGGAAAAAAACTGAACGGCATGACCTTTTCGCCAGTAAAGCGCGTTTGGAAAAGAAAAAGTACAATCTTCATCCGGGATTAACGGATCATATGGATCGTTTCCTGGAGGAGCAAGAGAACAGTACCGGGTTTGGTGATCGAAGTGCATCGCCTGGCTTTACCAGTCTGTACAGTGGTACGTCGGAAGCGAAACGTAGCCGACTAATGGATTCGAAAG CACAGGATCATCAAAGAGGTCTTCGTCAGCGCTGTGACTTTCTGGTCCACCCGGCCGAGGAATAA
- the LOC131429698 gene encoding mesoderm induction early response protein 1 isoform X2 — MPIDEAQQQTQQQQQQQQQQQQQQLQQQTQQSQSQLYPTEHQKAPSKPRLNEDDDEDDDEDDDDDDGAETAGDPTDGARSYSSTQVASTGGGYFEEEEEDEEDEIEEHSELRQLFAPIIDAQAQSEDEEDGDYIPDEEVKKTIMVGSDFQAAIPEGLCRYDDALPYENEDKLLWNPTVLNENLIEEYLLKIASGASSNTGTPQTNSVFSIPLGKHLRDDEQGLYLLQQCGHNIDEALRRKRINAVPVAEQQMSIWSEEECRNFENGLRIHGKDFHMIQQSKVRTRSVGELVQFYYLWKKTERHDLFASKARLEKKKYNLHPGLTDHMDRFLEEQENSTGFGDRSASPGFTSLYSGTSEAKRSRLMDSKASTGSSKRSSSAL; from the exons ATGCCCATCGACGAAGCACAACAGCAAActcagcagcaacagcaacaacagcaacaacaacaacagcaacaactacAACAGCAAACACAGCAGAGCCAATCCCAGCTCTATCCCACAGAGCATCAGAAGGCGCCATCGAAGCCCCGCCTGAACGAGGACGACGATGAAGACGACGACgaggacgacgatgacgacgatggCGCTGAGACGGCTGGTGATCCAACCGATGGTGCTCGCAGTTACTCCAGTACACAGGTGGCTTCGACCGGTGGTGGATACTTCGAGGAGGAGGAAGAAGACGAAGAGGACGAAATAGAGGAACACTCCGAACTGCGACAACTGTTTGCGCCAATAA TTGATGCACAAGCACAAAGCGAAGATGAGGAGGATGGCGATTACATTCCGGACGAGGaggtgaaaaaaactatcatggTGGGGAGCGACTTTCAGGCGGCAATACCGGAAGGCCTGTGCCGGTACGATGACGCGTTGCCTTACGAGAACGAGGACAAGCTGCTCTGGAATCCGACGGTGCTGAATGAGAATCTGATAGAGGAGTACCTGCTGAAGATTGCGAGCGGAGCAAGTAGTAATACGGGGACACCTCAAACGAATAGCGTTTTTTCCATACCACTGGGAAAACACTTACGGGACGATGAACAGGGTCTCTATCTGTTGCAACAGTGTGGACACAACATCGACGAGGCTCTGAGGAGAAAGCGAATAAATGCTGTCCCGGTAGCTGAACAGCAGATGAGCATTTGGTCGGAAGAGGAGTGCCGAAATTTCGAAAATGGATTGCGGATACACGGGAAAGATTTCCATATGATTCAACAGTCGAAG GTTCGCACCAGGTCAGTGGGAGAGTTGGTGCAGTTTTACTATCTGTGGAAAAAAACTGAACGGCATGACCTTTTCGCCAGTAAAGCGCGTTTGGAAAAGAAAAAGTACAATCTTCATCCGGGATTAACGGATCATATGGATCGTTTCCTGGAGGAGCAAGAGAACAGTACCGGGTTTGGTGATCGAAGTGCATCGCCTGGCTTTACCAGTCTGTACAGTGGTACGTCGGAAGCGAAACGTAGCCGACTAATGGATTCGAAAG CCAGCACAGGATCATCAAAGAGGTCTTCGTCAGCGCTGTGA